In Nitrospirota bacterium, a single window of DNA contains:
- a CDS encoding polysaccharide deacetylase family protein: MKLVVTIDTEEDQWGRYVVDGHTLNNISHITRLQDLFDEFAVIPTYLITYPVATDKTSVSILSEILQKGRCEIGMHCHPWNTPPYGEAMTERNSMLCNLPAEVQKEKLTRLHETIVESFGSVPVSFRAGRWGYGQHAAASLHSLGYKVDTSVLPFVDWSRQYGPNFSDSDPAPYRFHHDHIFTAHPSGPMLEVPATVGFSGLTSSSFEKANRVHHILTRPPYSLLRAAGLLHRCGVLQKIWLSPENSTGDEMITLARSMIQKGAQVLNLFFHSPTLQPGLTPFVRNEPDRREFMERIKVFLRFAVDAGFEPIALGSTPAVVCRTA, translated from the coding sequence ATGAAACTCGTTGTCACCATTGATACTGAAGAAGATCAATGGGGGAGATATGTGGTCGACGGGCACACACTGAACAATATTTCTCACATTACACGGCTTCAGGACCTGTTCGATGAATTTGCCGTAATCCCCACCTATCTCATTACCTATCCTGTCGCCACCGATAAGACGTCCGTTTCGATTCTCAGCGAAATTCTTCAGAAGGGGCGCTGCGAGATCGGCATGCACTGCCACCCCTGGAACACCCCCCCTTATGGGGAGGCGATGACGGAGAGAAACAGTATGCTCTGCAATCTCCCCGCGGAGGTGCAGAAGGAAAAGCTTACGCGGCTGCACGAGACGATTGTGGAGTCCTTTGGAAGCGTGCCGGTTTCCTTCCGCGCTGGAAGATGGGGCTATGGACAGCATGCCGCTGCAAGCCTTCATTCGCTGGGCTACAAGGTGGATACGTCCGTGCTGCCATTTGTTGACTGGTCGAGACAGTATGGGCCGAACTTTTCCGATTCCGATCCCGCACCATATCGATTTCACCATGACCATATTTTCACTGCCCACCCGTCAGGGCCCATGCTTGAGGTCCCTGCAACCGTAGGATTTTCAGGCCTGACGAGTTCGAGCTTCGAGAAAGCCAACAGAGTTCACCATATACTTACCAGGCCCCCCTACAGCCTACTCAGGGCTGCTGGACTGTTGCACCGTTGTGGTGTGCTTCAAAAAATCTGGCTGTCTCCGGAAAATTCCACTGGCGATGAGATGATCACCTTGGCCAGATCGATGATCCAGAAGGGTGCGCAAGTTCTGAATCTCTTTTTTCATTCACCCACATTGCAGCCTGGGCTCACCCCCTTTGTGAGAAATGAGCCTGATAGACGGGAGTTTATGGAGAGAATCAAAGTATTTTTGCGATTTGCCGTAGATGCGGGTTTTGAACCTATCGCCCTTGGAAGTACTCCGGCAGTTGTCTGTCGAACGGCTTGA
- a CDS encoding sxtJ yields MMGHSATHKELRQFGLLVGGVFLVIGLWPLVFRSEPFRLWAICLGGLLMIVGAILPRALAPIHRAWMWIGHILGWVNTRILLSIVFYGLITPIGIIFRLMGKDAMRQAYAQDSQTYRVTRQPRPRSHMKYQF; encoded by the coding sequence ATGATGGGTCATTCAGCCACGCATAAAGAACTGCGCCAGTTTGGACTATTGGTCGGAGGAGTGTTTCTCGTCATCGGGCTCTGGCCTCTGGTGTTTCGCAGCGAGCCGTTCCGGTTGTGGGCGATTTGCCTCGGCGGACTCCTCATGATCGTGGGGGCTATCCTACCTCGTGCGTTGGCGCCGATTCACCGGGCATGGATGTGGATCGGGCATATTCTGGGGTGGGTCAATACCAGGATTCTCCTCAGCATCGTGTTTTATGGCCTGATCACGCCCATCGGCATTATCTTCCGGCTCATGGGCAAAGATGCGATGAGGCAGGCATATGCTCAAGATAGCCAGACATACCGGGTGACAAGGCAACCGCGGCCCCGGTCGCATATGAAGTATCAATTTTAA